The Couchioplanes caeruleus sequence GACCCAAGCCTCCCGGACGGGTACGGGACCGATCAGGTGATCTTCAACAGCTTGGTGGCGAGTACCTGCCCGGCCACGTCGTCGCCGAGCTTCAGGCCGTCGCGTGCGTCCCAGGAGTAGTGCACGCCGAGATAGACCCGGCTCTGCGCGTTTTCCTCCGCCGCCTGACTGAAGCTCGTGAACCGCCGCGTCCGCACCGGCGAGTGTGGGTCCTCCGTGGTGGCTTCGAAGGTGATCGCGTCGACCCCGTTGAAGAATCCCCTCATGACCCGGGCCCAGGCGCCGCCGAAGGTGGCATGCCCCGACGCCCACGCCGGAAAGCATGGGGTGAAGTGGACGCCGTTACGGTCGGCCGACAGTGGTTGCCAGTTCGGGTCCAGCCCAGTGTCGCGGATCGCCGACACCGGACGCCACAGGTCGATCGGGGTAAGGTATTTGACGTCCCACTCGGCGATCGCCGCATCGGCCAGGGCCAACGACACCAGGGCGAACAGCCGCGCGTTCTGGTAGACGGTCAGCCTCTGCTGGGCCGCCACGATGCTGGTGTGCTCGAGCAGTTGGCCGGGAGGCTTGTAGGTCCCGGGCACCTCGTTGGCCCAGAACCAGCCGATCGCGGTCTGCTCCACGGTGCGTTCCGTCGAGGCCGCGCCGCCGAGACGCCGCACCTCGTCCACCTGGGTCCGGTATTCCGGGCTGGCCAGCAGGGCGTCGTAGGACGCGTAGAGCTGTGGCGTCGGTGGTCGGAAGTGCGCCCCGGACGGGATGGCGAAGGGGCGTACCTCACCCCAGAATGGGGTCGCCGCCTGGCTGGCCGCGGTGCACTTGCTGTCGGTGGGTCGCCATGCGCCCGGCACGCCGTCCGCCGAGTAGGGCCGTGGGTCATCGTGTCCGTCGTCGGCCCGGGCGTTCATGGTCTGCTGAACGACCGGATTGACGACCAGGATGTCGAGGATATCGAAGGCGTCCGGCGCCGTGCCGAACCGGTTCTGGAAGCGATTCTCCAGGAAGTTCGCCTGGCTGGGGTATAACCGGGTGAGCATGCGGTACGCGGTACGCCCGATCACCCGCTCCTCTTCGTCCGGCCCCTCCAGAAATGGCGGCCCGGAGTAACGGGGCGCTCCCAGATACGGCTGGTAGACCATGGTGTGCCAGGTCCGCTGATAGGCGCTCTCGGCGTCGTAGACCGCGATGTTCAGCATCGCCGCGGCCCGGGTCACCTTGCCCGGCGGCTCGTCCACGCGGCGGAACAACTCCAGCAGCACGCCGTTCCAGTAGTGCACCGGGTCACCGCTGTAGTTCGGCGCGGCCGTGGCGCGCTGCGGCACCACGGTCAGCAGGCCGAGCACACAAAGCACCACCACCACGAACGCCGTTCCTGGCCGTCGTCGTCGGCTTCTCGTCACCCGTCGAACCCCTCCGACCGAACCCTCCGGCCTCCGCCGTTCGACCGTGCGGCCGGCTTTTCGCCTGGACCCGGGCATGTTCCTCCCCCTTTCGGCTCCGCCTCTGTGTAGGGGTGCCGGCCGGAATCGGACCGGGTCAGACGGAGCCCGCGACGACGCTACGGGCCGAGCGGATCGTGAAGCCTCACACGCGGGAAGGAACTTTTGCTGCAACCATCGCGGTAGACGGCACCGCCTCTACGACCGTCGAACTAGGACGTGGATCGTGGGAGCCAGAAGCCGTTCAGCTTGCGGGGGACGCGTGGCAGGCGCGTTCACAGGTCAGCCACCGAGCTGTTGTCGTCCCCGGATCCTCGTACTGGTAACGCCCGGAGGAATCCGCCACCATGCCGCTGTCAGGGCCGCGCTGTGGATCCGCGAGTCTCGCCCACCGTCGCCGGCGAAGGGCGCCCCATTCGCGGGTTGCAAAGGCCCTCGCGCTCGGTCGGCCACTCCGGAATGACCTGGCCTCCAGTCTCGTGATAACCACCGGCGGGGCCACCGCTTTCCTACGGCCTAATCTCAGGGTCTACCCGCAAGCACCGCGGTGGATTGACGACTGGCCCGCTTGACCTTGCGAGGCTTGCGTCACGCCGCGCGGACAAGAGCGACGGCGCGACACGAGGAGACGAACATGCTCAGGATGGCCAAGGGAGCCGCGATTACCGGTAGTTCGTCGTTTTTACGGCGGTAAATATAGGTTGATGGCGTGACCTTGTGCGAGGGCGTTGAGGAGTTGCTGAAGTTCGTCAGGCGGGGGCTTGTCGGACCAGGCTTTCCACCAGCGCTGCAGGAGCAGCCATGGGGTGAGCCAGGCGCGGACGGCGCGTAGGGCCTTGGGCCAGCAGGGATATACGGCGGGCTGGTCGGTCGGAGCACCCCCTCTCTCCGGCGTCGTCGAGGGGTGGCCGCGGGGACGTCGTGGTCGGGTTGTCCGGGGCGGGCGGGTCGAACCAGGTGTTCCAGCAGAATGAGAACGCGCAGTGGACCAGGGTTTGGTGGCGGCGGATCGCGGTCGTGGAGCGGGTTTGGAAGTCGGCCCAGCCGAGTTCGTCTTTCACCTGCTTTTAGCTTTGCTCGATCCAGTGCCGGATGCCGTAGAGCCGCACGACCTCGGTCAGATCCGCCGGCTCATGGCTGCGCTCGGGGATGTCGTGCGGGCCGCCGGGGCGGGGCAGGTCGGTGGCCAGGTACCAGGTTGCCTTGTCCGGCAGGGTCTGCGGGTCGGTGGTGGCGACCACGAGCCGAGTGTGCCCGTCGGGTCCCCACCAGCACAGAACGGCGTCGGTAGCCCACCAGGTCTCGGTGCGCCCGTCACGAAACCGGCGCTGCACCGGGTGCCAGCCGCCGGGGTCGTCGGGCCCGTTCTAGGCAACCACCCGAGCGGCGTCTTTCGGGGTATACGCCTCGGCCTGGTACTGCCAGGTGCCGCGGGCTGGCTTGAGGGCCATGACGAAGCCCCATCCACCCTGGCGCAGTTCGGCGCGCAGGTCGTCGTGGTCGCCGTAGAAGCAGTCCGCCACCACCGCCCGGCACACCACTCCCGTGGTGCGCGCCTTGGCGACCAGGTCGGCGGCGATCTGCAGCTTCGTGCGGAAGCCAGGATCGGTGCGCTTCTTCACAAAGTGTGAGGCGGGGGTGTAGGGCTCGGCGTGTAGCGGATAGTAGACACGCTCGTCGGCCCACACCGTGGTCACGGTAACGATGCCGTTGTCAGTCTCGCCGTAGCGCCCCAGCCACTGCCGGCCCCACGTGCGCGGTGCGGGTGCCGTCCTTGCGATCCCCGGAATCGTCGATCACCAGCACGCCACGTTCGTGCGGTGCAGTCGACGGATCGGTGAGCAGTAGTTCCAGCCGCCGGTCGTTGACCTGCTCACTGTCCCAAGCGGATTGCGACAGGATGTACTGCAGCCGCTGCACCGCCGCGTGCTGCGCCCCTTCCACTGGTTCGGCCGCGGCCAGGCACGTCAACGTCTTGTTGCGGTCCCGCGGCGCGAGCAGCCCGGTCGGATATTCACGAAACCCGCGCCGCTGCGCCAGCCGAGGGAATAGATCATCAAAACAGGCCGCGTAATCCTCCAAGGGGCCCGCAGCCGCCGGACACACCGCACGGACCATCGAAACCTCACCCGCTCAGCCGGTCATGCACATTGAGTAACCGCACAGAGCAGGAGAAAGTTACGGACTCGATAAACTACCGGTAGACAGCGGCGAGGAACTTCTGCCAAGCGCCGGCCTCGTCCTGTGCATCCTCATGGTCCGGTCTTGTGGTCGAGGGCATTCGCCGGGACCGCGTCGAGCTCCTGCCATATCTGGGCCAGGATCTGCACCTGTGCGGGGGACAGCCGGTCGAGCATCTGTTCGCGTACGACATGCCACTGCAGCGCCATCCCCTCGACGCACACCCGGCGGCCGGCGTCGGTGAGTGCGACGGTGCGCGCCCGCGCGTCGTCGGTGCTCGACGCCCGGGTGACGAGTCCCCGGCCGACCATCTGATCGAGTGCGCGGGAGGTCTGACTCTGACTGAGCAGGACGGTGCTCACCACGTCGGTGATCTTGCGTGGCGCGGGCTGCTTGGCGAGATGCATCAGGATCTCCAGCCAGGACAGCGGTAGACCGTGTGCACGCTGTAGCTCGCGTTCGAGTTCCAGGGTCAGCTTCTCGCGGGCCCGGATCAGCCCATACCAGGCCCACTGTTCGACCAGCGAGGGCTCGGGTTCCGGCTCTGTTGTGGGTTGAGTCATACCATCCTCCACTGGATGTACGCGCATACAAGTGATTGTATGTGGCCACATACATGATACGAGGAGCGGAGAACGGACATGCGGCAGCATCGACTTGGCACACTCACGGTCGGGGCACAGGGCCTCGGCTGCATGGGGATGTCGGAGTTCTACGGGCCGGCCCTCGAGGCGGAGGCGGTCGCCACGGTGCACCATGCGCTCGACCTCGGCGTCACCCTGTTCGACACCGCGGACGTGTACGGCATCGACGGGGCCAACGAGCGCCTGCTCGGCCAGGCCCTGGCGGGCCGGCGCGGCGAGGCGGTTGTGGCCACCAAGTTCGGCGGCGTCCGCGAGGCCGCCGATCGGATGCCGCGTATCGACGGCAGTCCCGGGTACGTCCGGCGGGCCTGCGACGCATCGCTGCGACGACTGGGCACGGACCACATCGACCTGTACTACCTGCACCGGGTCGACCCGGCCGTCCCGATCGAGGAAACCGTGGGTGCGATGGCGGAGCTGGTCGCCGCGGGCAAGGTCCGATATCTGGGGCTCTCCGAGGCGGCTCCCGAGACGATCCGGCGGGCCCATGCGGTACACCCCATCAGCGCGCTGCAGACGGAGTACTCGCTGTGGGAACGCGGCCCGGAGCGCGAGATCCTGCCCGTCGTTCGTGAGCTGGGCATCGGGTTCGTGCCGTACGCGCCGCTGGGACGTGGCTTCCTGGCCGGAACCATCCGCTCGCTCGACGGGCTGGACCCCGCGGACTATCGGCGCTACGACCCCCGTTTCCAACCCGACGCACTGGCCGCCAACCTGGCCATCGCCGACCGGGTGCGCCACCTCGCCGAGCAGCGTGGCACCTCACCGACCCGCCTCGCCCTCGCCTGGCTGCATGCTCAGGGCGACGACATCGTGCCCATTCCCGGCACCAAGCGCCGGGAGTACCTGGAAGACAACGTCGGCGCGACCAGCTTGCGGCTGAGCGCCGAGGAACTGGCCTCGCTCGACGCCGCGGCGCCGCCTGGCGCGGCCGCCGGCGACCGGTATGTCGACATGAGCCGGGTCAACGGCTAACCGCGTCACCAGGCCATACCACTGCCACGTGCGCCGTCCGCCAGCAGCGCGTGGCCCGGCGGTCACCCGTGCCGTTGTCTGCCCTCGGCGACCAGTCCTCTCGGGGTGCCAGCGCGCGGCTACTGCCCATCGAACGGGACTCCAGTGTGTGAGCAACGGCAGGCGAGCGCAGGTGTCGGCGCGGCCAGCCTACTTGCCGGCATCTGCGGGCACGTCGAATACGTGTCGGCTGCAAGGCGGGGGGATGCCTGCACGCCTTTCGCAGCAGGTCAGTGGGCGCGCCGGCCAGTCCATGGCCCGGTCTGATAACCGGTAGGGCGGTAGGCGGCAGGGACATCCTTCGGTGCGGGGCCACCGGCAGGAAGCCGGCCGTGGGACCGTTCGGGGGAAGCCGGTCGTTCATGGCGCCCGCGCCGCGCTCGGCCCAGCGTTTCGCCGTACGCCAGGACACCTGAAAACGTTCCGCGGCCCGCTCGAAGTGAAGAATGCGGGCGACTTATGGCGTCGGGACGCCCGCCGGGTCGGCGATGCGCATCGGGCCGGCCCCTGGATCCGGACCGGCCTCCTGACCTGGGGACCGGCCGGAACCGGTCCCCAGGGGCTCACGTCAGGACGGGACGGGCGTGCAGATGGAGCTTTCGCTCTCCAGCCCTGCATTCTGCGCCCCGGCGAGCGGTCCCGAGGCTCCCTTGTACTCCGCCTGCGGGTTGTCGGGGTCATCGGGGTTGGGGATCAGCCAGAACCAGCGCCAGTCGGCACAGTTCGACATCTCGTACCGGTTGTTCTGGAACGTCACAACGGCCTTTCTGGTCTCGCCGTTGGCCAACAGCCCGGAGCCGCTCGCGCCCTTGCCGTCCGACCGGTACGGCTTGCCGGTGGCCGGGTCGACGAGTTCCCTGCCGGTGGCCGGGTCGATGAGCTTCGACGTCCAGGTGCCTT is a genomic window containing:
- a CDS encoding phosphatase PAP2 family protein, yielding MVVVLCVLGLLTVVPQRATAAPNYSGDPVHYWNGVLLELFRRVDEPPGKVTRAAAMLNIAVYDAESAYQRTWHTMVYQPYLGAPRYSGPPFLEGPDEEERVIGRTAYRMLTRLYPSQANFLENRFQNRFGTAPDAFDILDILVVNPVVQQTMNARADDGHDDPRPYSADGVPGAWRPTDSKCTAASQAATPFWGEVRPFAIPSGAHFRPPTPQLYASYDALLASPEYRTQVDEVRRLGGAASTERTVEQTAIGWFWANEVPGTYKPPGQLLEHTSIVAAQQRLTVYQNARLFALVSLALADAAIAEWDVKYLTPIDLWRPVSAIRDTGLDPNWQPLSADRNGVHFTPCFPAWASGHATFGGAWARVMRGFFNGVDAITFEATTEDPHSPVRTRRFTSFSQAAEENAQSRVYLGVHYSWDARDGLKLGDDVAGQVLATKLLKIT
- a CDS encoding transposase translates to MTTVWADERVYYPLHAEPYTPASHFVKKRTDPGFRTKLQIAADLVAKARTTGVVCRAVVADCFYGDHDDLRAELRQGGWGFVMALKPARGTWQYQAEAYTPKDAARVVA
- a CDS encoding transposase → MEDYAACFDDLFPRLAQRRGFREYPTGLLAPRDRNKTLTCLAAAEPVEGAQHAAVQRLQYILSQSAWDSEQVNDRRLELLLTDPSTAPHERGVLVIDDSGDRKDGTRTAHVGPAVAGALRRD
- a CDS encoding MarR family winged helix-turn-helix transcriptional regulator, encoding MTQPTTEPEPEPSLVEQWAWYGLIRAREKLTLELERELQRAHGLPLSWLEILMHLAKQPAPRKITDVVSTVLLSQSQTSRALDQMVGRGLVTRASSTDDARARTVALTDAGRRVCVEGMALQWHVVREQMLDRLSPAQVQILAQIWQELDAVPANALDHKTGP
- a CDS encoding aldo/keto reductase, with amino-acid sequence MRQHRLGTLTVGAQGLGCMGMSEFYGPALEAEAVATVHHALDLGVTLFDTADVYGIDGANERLLGQALAGRRGEAVVATKFGGVREAADRMPRIDGSPGYVRRACDASLRRLGTDHIDLYYLHRVDPAVPIEETVGAMAELVAAGKVRYLGLSEAAPETIRRAHAVHPISALQTEYSLWERGPEREILPVVRELGIGFVPYAPLGRGFLAGTIRSLDGLDPADYRRYDPRFQPDALAANLAIADRVRHLAEQRGTSPTRLALAWLHAQGDDIVPIPGTKRREYLEDNVGATSLRLSAEELASLDAAAPPGAAAGDRYVDMSRVNG